Part of the Flavobacterium sp. KS-LB2 genome is shown below.
AGATAAAAACGGCCATCTTCATTGGTAACAATTCCTTCGCTAGAATCTTTGAAAACTACATTCGCAAAAGGAATAGGCTGATTTTGTTTATCCACCACAATCCCGCTCACTTTTGTTTGTGCAAAAACTGCAGTTGCTGAAACCAACAACAAAAGCACGAAAAATAATAAATTCTTTTTCATAATCATTCAAAAAAAAAACTTCATCAAATTAAAGAATTGATGAAGTTTCAAATATAGTTAATTTAGACCGTTAGATTAATTGCTATTTAATAAACTGATTGTTAAAGTTTACCCAATACCAAACCACTTCAACTGACTATTTTTTATACATTACTTTTTTAACAGCTTTTACCACGTCACCAGCATTTGGCAACCATTCTTTCAGTAATACTGGAGAGTATGGTGCTGGAGTATCCGCAGTTGTGATGCGTTGAATAGGCGCATCCAAGAAATCAAAAGCACGTTCTTGAACAATATACGTAATCTCCGAAGCGACACTTGCAAAAGGCCAAGCTTCTTCAAGAACTACTAATCTATTTGTTTTTTTAACTGATGTTAAAATAGTCTCATAATCCATAGGACGAACCGTTCTCAAATCGATAATCTCACATGAAATTCCTTCTTTGGCTAATTCGTCAGCAGCAATATGAGCTTCTTTGATGATTTTCCCAAAAGAAACGATTGTTACATCCGTTCCTTCACGTTTGATATCAGCAACTCCAAGCGGAATTACATATTCACCATCTGGTACTTCCCCTTTATCACCATACATTTGTTCTGATTCCATGAAAATCACAGGGTCATTATCACGAATAGCTGCTTTCAACAATCCTTTTGCGTCATAAACAGTAGAGGGAACTACCACTTTAAGACCCGGAGTGTTCGCAAACCAGTTTTCTAATGCTTGTGAGTGAGTCGCTCCTAATTGTCCTGCCGAAGCTGTTGGACCACGAAAAACAATTGGCACATTAAATTGTCCACCAGTCATCTGACGCATTTTGGCAGCGTTATTTATAATTTGATCAATACCTACCAAACAAAAATTGAATGTCATGTATTCCACAATAGGTCTGCATCCGTTCATTGCTGATCCTACTGCAATACCAGTAAAACCAAGCTCTGCGATAGGAGTATCAATAACTCTTTTCTCGCCAAATTCAGCAAGCATTCCTTTAGATGCTTTGTAGGCACCATTATATTCAGCAACTTCTTCACCCATTAAGTATATGGACTCATCGTGACGCATTTCTTCACTCATCGCTTCGCAAATGGCCTCTCTAAATTGTATCGTTCTCATATTATATATTGTATGTGTCTAATTTTCGAAAAGCAAAAATAAATATTTTAAATCACTTAAAAGCATAAATTATACTAAATTAATTTAGGATTTAACATGATAATTTTCAGGAGCTATTTCCGGCTTTCCGCTGTATCTTCCTGTGGCTAAAGGAACCACAGGAAGGATGCCGCTCCTATCCGGGCTACGAAAACGTAATAGTATTGAAAATTATTATGCACGCATAGTATATTATTCAAATTAATATTTTAAATTTGTAAAAGAAATTAAGAATAATTAAAAATATACTTATGAAAATATTAGTTTGCATCAGTCACGTTCCTGATACTACTTCAAAAATTAACTTTGTCAACGGCGATTCTGAATTTGACACCAATGGTGTACAATATGTAATCAACCCAAATGATGAATTTGGACTAACACGTGCCATTTGGTTTCAAGAACAACAAGGCGCAACAGTTACTGTTGTCAATGTTGGAGGACCAGAAACCGAACCAACTTTAAGAAAAGCATTAGCAATAGGCGCTAACGAAGCCATTCGTGTCAACGCTACTCCTACTGACGGATTTTTTGTAGCCAAACAACTTGCCGAAGTAATTAAAAACGGAGGTTACGATGTAATTATCGCAGGAAAAGAATCTTTAGATTATAATGGTGGAATGGTTCCGGGAATGATAGCCGGAATTTTAGGATACAATTTCCTTAATTCTTGTACAAGTCTGACAGTAGATGGAACAAGCGTTAAAGCAGTTCGTGAGATTGACGGAGGAAAAGAAACTGTGGCTACTACTTTACCATTAATCATTGGTGGACAAAAAGGATTAGTGGAAGAAAAAGACTTGCGTATTCCAAACATGAGAGGAATTATGACTGCAAGAACTAAAGCATTGACAATTCTGGAGCCAGTAGATGCCACTGTAAATACAAAAGCAGTAAAATTTGAAAAACCAGCTCCTAAATCAGCTGTGAAATTAGTTTCTGCTGACAATTTAGATGAATTAATCAATTTATTACACAACGAAGCAAAGGTAATCTAGTAATCAGTTTTCAGTTGTAAAACTTTAAACTTTAAACAAAAATAGCATGTCAATATTAATATACGCGGAATACGCAGAGGGAAAATTTAAAAAAGTAGCATTCGAATTGGCTTCTTATGCTAAAAAAGTAGCTGAAACTTTAGGTACGACGGTTACTGCTGTAACAGTAAATGCTGGAGATGTTTCAGAATTATCAAAATACGGTGTTGATAAAGTATTAAAAGTAAACAACGACAAACTATCAGGATTTACTGCAAAAGCATACGCTGATGTCATCAAACAGGCTGCTGAAAAAGAAAACGTAAAATTAGTTTTACTATCTTCTACAACAGATAGTATTTATCTTTCTTCACTTGTTGCTGTTGCTCTAGAAGCTGGATATGCCTCAAACGTGGTTGGATTACCACTTTCTACTGCTCCATTTCAGGTAAAAAGAACGGCATTCTCTAACAAAGCATTCAACATCACAGAAATTGACACTGAAGTGAAAGTACTTGGTCTTGCAAAAAACTCTTATGGGATTTTTGAAACTCCTTCTACATTGACTCAAGAAGATTTTAACCCAACTATTGGAGACAATGATTTTGGTGTAAAAGTAGAGTCTGTTGAAAAAGTTTCAGGAAAAGTTTCTATTGCTGATGCTGACATTGTAGTTTCAGCAGGTCGCGGACTTAAAGGTCCTGAAAACTGGGGCATGGTAGAGGAATTAGCTACGGTTCTTGGAGCTGCAACAGCTTGTTCAAAACCGGTTTCTGATTTAGGTTGGAGACCTCACGGAGAACACGTAGGACAAACAGGAAAACCAGTTGCTACTAACTTATATATTGCGATTGGAATTTCGGGAGCAATACAACACATTGCAGGAATAAACTCGTCTAAAGTTAAAGTCGTAATCAACAGTGATCCAGAAGCGCCATTTTTCAAAGTAGCTGACTACGGAATTGTTGGAGATGCTTTTGAAATTGTACCAAAATTAATTGAGAAATTTAAAGCTTTTAAAGCTCAGAATTCCTAAATCATAGAAAATCATTAAATCGATTTAAATGCTGCTTAAAACAAGATATTTGTATCTTTGCTTTTAAGTAGCATTTTTTTTAGCAAAAAAAGAAACTTGATTTACATCAAAAATAAGTACACTGTACTTACCCATTTTAAGAATTATGAGCTTAGTTAAATTATCCATAAAAGGAATTTCATACAGTCAAACTCAAAACGGAGCCTACGCTTTGATATTGAATGAAGTTGACGGCGAAAGAAAATTACCTATCGTCATTGGTGCTTTTGAAGCCCAATCAATTGCTATTGCATTAGAAAAAGAAATAAAACCACCACGTCCTCTGACTCATGATCTTTTTAAAAATTTTGCTGAGCGTTTTGATATTGTGGTAAAACAAGTCATTATTCATAAGCTAGTTGATGGTGTTTTTTATTCGAGTATTATTTGCGAAAGGGATAAAATTGAAGAAATTATCGATGCCAGAACATCTGATGCAATTGCTTTAGCACTGCGTTTTAATGCGCCTATTTTTACTTACAAAAACATATTGGATAAAGCAGGAATATACCTCAAAGCAAATCCATTGGAAGCCAATAAAGACTCTCAAGAAATCGATGATGTACTTTCTAATCCAGAAACTTTTGGTCGTGAAGAGGAAAGTAATCAATCCGGAGAGACCTATTCTAAACACAGTTTACAAGAATTAAATGAACTACTAGAACAAGCTGTTTCTCATGAGGATTATGAAAAAGCAGCTAAGATTAGAGACGAAATCTCAAAAAGATAAAGTAGTATTGATTTTATAATTGCATTATTTGATATACAAACAATTGACTAAATAAAAAATGCAACATTAGTAAATGTTGCATTTTTTACTATATTTATATTGTCAACTGTTACAAATCTACTCTATGAAAACAAAATTTGTCCTTATCCTCGTAGCCTTATTTATTTCAACAGTTGTATTCTCGCAAGATTATTATTTACACTGTGGGAAAATTCTAAACACTCAATCTGGCAAAGAATTATCCAACCAAACCATAGTTGTTTCTAAAAATAAAATTACAAAAATACAAGATGGGTTTGTAGCTAAAACAAAACCCGAAGACATTGAAATAGACCTCAAAAACAAATATGTTTTACCAGGTCTTATCGATTTACACGTGCATATTGAAGGAGAGCACGACACCAAAAGTTACATGTCAAAATATTTAGACAATGAGGCTGACATTGCATTTCAAGCAGTTCGTTGTGCAGAAATCACACTTCTGGCTGGATTCACCACCGTACGTGATTTAGGCGGAACAGGTGTTAATATTTCAATAAGAAATGCTATTAATAAAGGAATCGTAAAAGGCCCCAGAATATATACTGCAGGAAAATCTATTGCTACAACAGGTGGACATGCTGACCCAACCAACGGAAGCAATCGAAAACTCGTAGGCGATCCAGGCCCGCATGAAGGGGTAATCAATTCTCCAGAAGAAGCCGTAAAAGCAGTAAGAGAACGTTATAAAGAAGGAGCTGATGTTATTAAAATTACTGCTACAGGTGGAGTTTTAAGCGTTGCTAAAAGTGGTAAAAATCCTCAGTTTACTTTAGACGAAATCAAAGCCATAACCACAACCGCAAAAGATTACAATATGCTTACTGCCGCCCATGCTCACGGAGATGAAGGGATGCAACGAGCCATATTAGGCGGCATAAAAACCATTGAACACGGGACATTTATGAGTGAGGAAACAATGGAATTGATGAAAAAATACGATGCTTATTTAGTTCCCACCTTGACTGCTGGAAAGGAAGTAGAAAAAAACGCAGAAATCACTGGCTTTTATCCTGACATAGTCGTTCCAAAGGCACGAGAAGTTGGCCCACAATTGAAAGCTACTTTTGCAAAAGCATATAAAAAAGGAGTGAAAATTGCTTTTGGAACAGACGCCGGAGTTTTTGCTCATGGAATCAACGCAAAAGAATTTGGCTACATGGTTGAAGCAGGAATGCCTGCGTTAGCCGCGATACAATCAGCGACAACAACAAATGCTATGTTATTAGGCATTGGAAATGAAGTAGGTCAAATCAAAGAAAATTTTTTGGCAGACATTATTGCAGTTGATGAAAACCCTTTGAATACTATCAAAACACTGGAAAAGGTCGTATTTGTAATGAAAGATGGAAAAATATATAAAAACTAAACTTGCACCGCAAAATAGAATAAAGATACAATGAAGCAATATTTAGACTTAGTGCAACACGTAATGGAAAACGGTTGTCAAAAAGGAGATCGTACGGGAACAGGAACAAAAAGTGTATTTGGTTACCAAATGCGTTTTGACTTGAGTGAAGGCTTCCCAATGGTTACTACCAAAAAACTTCACCTAAAATCTATTATCTATGAATTACTTTGGTTCTTAAAAGGTGACACAAACATTAAGTACCTACAAGAAAACGGAGTAAAGATTTGGGATGCTTGGGCAGATGCTAATGGCGACTTAGGACCGGTTTACGGCCACCAATGGCGCAATTGGAATAGTGAAGAAATTGACCAAATATCAGAACTTATCAAGGAACTAAAAACCAATCCTAACAGTCGCAGGATGTTGGTTTCGGCATGGAATCCTTCGGTTCTTCCTGACACTACAAAATCATTTGATGAAAATGTAGCTAACAATAAAGCGGCTTTGCCCCCTTGTCACGCTTTCTTTCAGTTTTATGTTTCTGATGGCAAGTTATCGTGTCAATTGTACCAACGAAGCGCTGACATTTTCTTAGGCGTTCCTTTTAATATTGCTTCTTACGCGCTACTCACAATGATGATTGCACAGGTTTGCGATTTTGAGCCAGGGGAATTCATTCACACTTTTGGCGACGCACACATTTACAACAATCATTTTGAACAACTTCAACTGCAATTGTCTCGTGATCCAAAACCATTACCCAAAATGATTTTGAATCCCAATATAAAAGATATCTTCGCATTCGATTTTGAAGATTTCACACTCGAAGGCTATGAACCGCATGCCTTGATAAAAGGTAGTGTTGCGGTATAACGTAATAAAAAAACGGTGTTTTAGTTACACTACTAAAACACCGTTTTCATTTCCTGCAAACTCATTCCATTTGAAAGAATCCGCTTCTGGCTCGTTTACAAATGTACCATCAATAACATATTTAAATTCATAGGCTGCATCTTTATTTACATCGAATACACCCTTGAAAGTACCATTTTTTAATTTGATCAAAGCACCTTCAGTAACACTCCAATTATTGAAATCTCCAACAACGGAAGCTTGACTTGCCTCTTTTGCAGCTACCGAAAAAGTAACTTTGCAAACTGGTTTTGTTTTAACGAACTGTTTCTTAATTGCCATAACTATTTCATTTATAGATTTATAAGACAAAGGAAATAAAAGAATTTGAACTTTCAACAGAGACCCAAAGATTTAATAGAATAGCCCAAACTATGTTAATTTATAAATAATTCAATAATTATAAGGAGGTTAAATTTACTATTCAAAAATCAGAAAACGTTTTCATTCTAAATAATCTAGAAGCAAAATAGTGACTTTGCAAAATAAATTTTACCTTTATAAACTAAATTTTGATCAATGGAAAAAGAATTACACGAACAATACGAATATGCAAGGAGAAGAATTAAACAGAAAAAAAGACTGTATTTCCATTTTGTCCTTTTCGTTTTAGGGAGTTTACTTTTATTTATTGCAAATAAATTTTTCGAAATTGCCGCAGATTCTCACTGGTCAATTTGGGTTATTACTATATGGTTGTTTCTCTTTATTTTACATTTTATAAAAATTTTCATCACGGATCGTTTTATGAATAAAAATTGGGAAAGAGAACAAATAGACCGACTAGTCGCTTTACAACAAAAAAAACTGGATCAATTACAAACACAGGTCAACAACGACGACCTTAAATAACAGTAAATCAATTATGATAATAATGATTGCGGCCGTTGCCGAAAATAATACCCTAGGCAAAGACAATGAACTCGTTTGGCATTTACCAAATGATTTCAAAAGATTCAAATCTCTTACCTCTGGACATCATATTATAATGGGTAGAAAGACATTTGAAAGTTTTCCAAAACCATTACCCAATAGAACTCACGTAATAATCACTAGACAAAAAGGGTATCAAGCTGAAGGATGTCTAGTAGTAGACAGTATTGATAAAGCATTAGCAATTTGTCCCAAGGACGAAGACAACTTTATAATAGGAGGTGGTGAAATTTACAACTTAGCACTTCCTTTTACTGACAAAATAGAAATTACACGTGTACATCGCAACTTTGAAGGTGATGCGCATTTCCCGGAAATAAATGAGACTGAATGGGAAATAATAGACTCAGAATTTAATGCCAAGGACGAAAAACATCTCTACGATTATTCGTATCAGACATTCATTAGAAAATAAAACAAAAAAACATCCTTTTTACAGGATGTTTTTTTTAACCATTAATCAAAGAGATGACCTAATCTTGAAAGAGTATTTGATAACATAAAATAAAAATTACAAATAGTAATAAAACTCCAGAAATGAAGATTATAACATTTGATGTTTTCTGAGAATACATCTCAAAAAAGCCTTTAATACCAAATACCACGAAGGTACTAAAGACGAAAAAAATTAAAATTTCCAAAAACAAATTTAATCCTAAGAACGTATTTTGCGCTTTATCTACAACACTGTTATGTAAAACAATGTTTTCAAAACAGCTAACAAGAGCAAATGAGATAACAAACGCTAAAATTATCCACTTGATTTGATTGATCAATTCTCTTTTAATCATTTAATATGGTTATTTTCCTGAATAACAAATTTGTGCAAAAAAATCCTTAGCTACAATACCCACTTTTAGTGATATTTCAAATAAAATGAATTCTAGTTTTTAGCTTGCTTAAGCCTATTTTTTAAACTGAAAATAAAACTTGTTTCTAATTTTAAAACTCATTTTAAGTTCATCAACTTTGTATTATATTTGTACAAAACAAAAAAATGTCACAAAAAATAACGCCCTATAAAGATTCAGCTCTAGGTAAAAAAGAACAAGTTGCTAAAATGTTTGACACCATTTCTGGAAATTATGACAATTTGAATCGTGTCATTTCTTTTGGTATTGATATAAAATGGCGTAAAAAAGTGCTACAAATAGTTTCAAAATCAAGCCCACAAGTAATTTTAGATATTGCAACGGGAACTGGTGATTTAGCAATTTTGATGGCACAAACTAATGCTAAAAAAATTATTGGACTAGACATCTCTGCTGGAATGCTGGAAGTAGGTGTAAAAAAAATTGCTTCGAAAAATCTTTCTAACACTATTGAAATGATTTTAGCCGACTCAGAAAACATGCCTTTTGAAGACAACTATTTTGACGCCATAACGGTTGCTTTTGGAGTCCGTAATTTTGAACATTTAGAAAAAGGCCTAAGTGAAATTTTAAGAGTTTTAAAACCTAACGGAGTATTTGTTATTTTAGAAACTTCGGTGCCAGACAAAACGCCTTACAAACAAGGGTATAATTTTTACACTAAAAACATTCTTCCATTAATAGGTAAAGTCTTCTCCAAAGATGACGTTGCTTATGGTTATTTATCTGAATCTGCCGCTGCATTTCCTTATGGAGAAGCATTAAACAATATTTTGAGAAAAATTGGGTTTATAGATGTTGTAGCTTTACCACAAACTTTTGGCGTAGCTACTATATACTCTGCTTCTAAAAAATAAACTGAAGATTTCAGCATAAACATGAGAAAAATAATTGTCTTACTATTTTTTGCTTTTATCATAAAAGGATACGCTCAAAAATCTAAAAATATATTTAGTAGAGATCCTATTATTAATTTGGAAAATTTTCAAAAAAAGAGAATGTACTATGGGTTTTATCTTGGATTTAACTCATATGATTTCAAAATTGACTATAAAACGGTAGGACCCGATATTCTTATAAAAAGAACCACTGGATTTAATGTCGGTATTGTTGCTGATTTGAAGCTTCAGGAATATATAGATTTGAGATTTGAACCAGGACTTTACTATACAAAAAGAGACTTGTATTATCCAAATTTCACCAACAGCTTTGATGCGCTGAGGGAAGTAAATAGCACTTACATTCATTTTCCATTATTAGTAAAATTCTCTTCACTTAGAACAGGAAACATTCGCCCCTATTTAGTAGGAGGATTATCCGCAACATTGAACTTATCTAGTAATTCTAAATTAATTGATGACAATTTAGAACAACGTTTTAGAGTAAAAGCATGGACAACTAATTATGAATTGGGTTTTGGAATTGATCTTTTTTCAGAATATTTCATATTTTCTCCTTCCATAAGAGGTGTTTTTGGTATGAATGACGAATTAATCAGAGACAAAGACCCAAATAGTCCTTGGACAAGCAACATAGAATCTTTGAAAACTAGAGCAGTTTTCATCAATTTTACTTTCCACTAAAACTTCACCCTCTACAAAACTCACTTAAGACTATTGCAGTAGCAGTGGCAACATTAAGACTTTCTGTTTTTTGAAGAGCTCCAAAACGAGGAATAGTAAGTCTGTTTTGAATTAATTTTTCTAATTCTTCTGAAATACCATTAGCCTCATTACCCATAATAATAATGCCTTGGTTAGGTAAAATAGATTTGTAGATATTTGATCCATCCATAAAAGTGCCATAAACAGGC
Proteins encoded:
- a CDS encoding dihydrofolate reductase, with amino-acid sequence MIIMIAAVAENNTLGKDNELVWHLPNDFKRFKSLTSGHHIIMGRKTFESFPKPLPNRTHVIITRQKGYQAEGCLVVDSIDKALAICPKDEDNFIIGGGEIYNLALPFTDKIEITRVHRNFEGDAHFPEINETEWEIIDSEFNAKDEKHLYDYSYQTFIRK
- the ubiE gene encoding bifunctional demethylmenaquinone methyltransferase/2-methoxy-6-polyprenyl-1,4-benzoquinol methylase UbiE: MSQKITPYKDSALGKKEQVAKMFDTISGNYDNLNRVISFGIDIKWRKKVLQIVSKSSPQVILDIATGTGDLAILMAQTNAKKIIGLDISAGMLEVGVKKIASKNLSNTIEMILADSENMPFEDNYFDAITVAFGVRNFEHLEKGLSEILRVLKPNGVFVILETSVPDKTPYKQGYNFYTKNILPLIGKVFSKDDVAYGYLSESAAAFPYGEALNNILRKIGFIDVVALPQTFGVATIYSASKK
- a CDS encoding electron transfer flavoprotein subunit alpha/FixB family protein — protein: MSILIYAEYAEGKFKKVAFELASYAKKVAETLGTTVTAVTVNAGDVSELSKYGVDKVLKVNNDKLSGFTAKAYADVIKQAAEKENVKLVLLSSTTDSIYLSSLVAVALEAGYASNVVGLPLSTAPFQVKRTAFSNKAFNITEIDTEVKVLGLAKNSYGIFETPSTLTQEDFNPTIGDNDFGVKVESVEKVSGKVSIADADIVVSAGRGLKGPENWGMVEELATVLGAATACSKPVSDLGWRPHGEHVGQTGKPVATNLYIAIGISGAIQHIAGINSSKVKVVINSDPEAPFFKVADYGIVGDAFEIVPKLIEKFKAFKAQNS
- a CDS encoding isoamylase early set domain-containing protein; this encodes MAIKKQFVKTKPVCKVTFSVAAKEASQASVVGDFNNWSVTEGALIKLKNGTFKGVFDVNKDAAYEFKYVIDGTFVNEPEADSFKWNEFAGNENGVLVV
- a CDS encoding 2TM domain-containing protein — encoded protein: MEKELHEQYEYARRRIKQKKRLYFHFVLFVLGSLLLFIANKFFEIAADSHWSIWVITIWLFLFILHFIKIFITDRFMNKNWEREQIDRLVALQQKKLDQLQTQVNNDDLK
- a CDS encoding pyruvate dehydrogenase complex E1 component subunit beta, which produces MRTIQFREAICEAMSEEMRHDESIYLMGEEVAEYNGAYKASKGMLAEFGEKRVIDTPIAELGFTGIAVGSAMNGCRPIVEYMTFNFCLVGIDQIINNAAKMRQMTGGQFNVPIVFRGPTASAGQLGATHSQALENWFANTPGLKVVVPSTVYDAKGLLKAAIRDNDPVIFMESEQMYGDKGEVPDGEYVIPLGVADIKREGTDVTIVSFGKIIKEAHIAADELAKEGISCEIIDLRTVRPMDYETILTSVKKTNRLVVLEEAWPFASVASEITYIVQERAFDFLDAPIQRITTADTPAPYSPVLLKEWLPNAGDVVKAVKKVMYKK
- a CDS encoding thymidylate synthase translates to MKQYLDLVQHVMENGCQKGDRTGTGTKSVFGYQMRFDLSEGFPMVTTKKLHLKSIIYELLWFLKGDTNIKYLQENGVKIWDAWADANGDLGPVYGHQWRNWNSEEIDQISELIKELKTNPNSRRMLVSAWNPSVLPDTTKSFDENVANNKAALPPCHAFFQFYVSDGKLSCQLYQRSADIFLGVPFNIASYALLTMMIAQVCDFEPGEFIHTFGDAHIYNNHFEQLQLQLSRDPKPLPKMILNPNIKDIFAFDFEDFTLEGYEPHALIKGSVAV
- a CDS encoding bifunctional nuclease family protein; the encoded protein is MSLVKLSIKGISYSQTQNGAYALILNEVDGERKLPIVIGAFEAQSIAIALEKEIKPPRPLTHDLFKNFAERFDIVVKQVIIHKLVDGVFYSSIICERDKIEEIIDARTSDAIALALRFNAPIFTYKNILDKAGIYLKANPLEANKDSQEIDDVLSNPETFGREEESNQSGETYSKHSLQELNELLEQAVSHEDYEKAAKIRDEISKR
- a CDS encoding electron transfer flavoprotein subunit beta/FixA family protein, with translation MKILVCISHVPDTTSKINFVNGDSEFDTNGVQYVINPNDEFGLTRAIWFQEQQGATVTVVNVGGPETEPTLRKALAIGANEAIRVNATPTDGFFVAKQLAEVIKNGGYDVIIAGKESLDYNGGMVPGMIAGILGYNFLNSCTSLTVDGTSVKAVREIDGGKETVATTLPLIIGGQKGLVEEKDLRIPNMRGIMTARTKALTILEPVDATVNTKAVKFEKPAPKSAVKLVSADNLDELINLLHNEAKVI
- the porT gene encoding type IX secretion/gliding motility protein PorT/SprT encodes the protein MRKIIVLLFFAFIIKGYAQKSKNIFSRDPIINLENFQKKRMYYGFYLGFNSYDFKIDYKTVGPDILIKRTTGFNVGIVADLKLQEYIDLRFEPGLYYTKRDLYYPNFTNSFDALREVNSTYIHFPLLVKFSSLRTGNIRPYLVGGLSATLNLSSNSKLIDDNLEQRFRVKAWTTNYELGFGIDLFSEYFIFSPSIRGVFGMNDELIRDKDPNSPWTSNIESLKTRAVFINFTFH
- a CDS encoding metal-dependent hydrolase family protein produces the protein MKTKFVLILVALFISTVVFSQDYYLHCGKILNTQSGKELSNQTIVVSKNKITKIQDGFVAKTKPEDIEIDLKNKYVLPGLIDLHVHIEGEHDTKSYMSKYLDNEADIAFQAVRCAEITLLAGFTTVRDLGGTGVNISIRNAINKGIVKGPRIYTAGKSIATTGGHADPTNGSNRKLVGDPGPHEGVINSPEEAVKAVRERYKEGADVIKITATGGVLSVAKSGKNPQFTLDEIKAITTTAKDYNMLTAAHAHGDEGMQRAILGGIKTIEHGTFMSEETMELMKKYDAYLVPTLTAGKEVEKNAEITGFYPDIVVPKAREVGPQLKATFAKAYKKGVKIAFGTDAGVFAHGINAKEFGYMVEAGMPALAAIQSATTTNAMLLGIGNEVGQIKENFLADIIAVDENPLNTIKTLEKVVFVMKDGKIYKN